Proteins from one Podospora pseudoanserina strain CBS 124.78 chromosome 1, whole genome shotgun sequence genomic window:
- a CDS encoding hypothetical protein (COG:E; EggNog:ENOG503NUN0) — MKSEHEGSVESGSGPELLDGLVSLDKDSQLQRGLKSRHIQFLALGGAIGTGLFVGSGGILALVGPLPLWLGYLSQMFVVWCVMNAIAEMTTYLPMRGITLPYFTNRYVDSSLAFAAGWNYWYAYAILVAAEASAGAILLDYWDTPVHAAVWITIILIVCLALNIIAVEVFGEAEFWFASIKLITILGLIITGIVIMAGGAPNREAIGFGTWNDPGAIKPYVATGSWGNFLAYWTAFVRAGFSFITSPELIGLAAGETVAPRRNIPKAARRFLYRLAIFYGVSSLILGCLVRSDHPRLLSPESNANASPWVIGIQEAGIGGLNHVINAAILTSAWSAGNAFLYSGSRILYSLAATGQAPHIFTRTTRRGVPYAAVLGTWSLGLLAYLNVSENGATVFTWFMNISTISGFIAWIVVLITYLRFRSALKFQSLLDTLPFKTIGQPYLSWFVLVLISLLTLTNGFQVFAIKAADGGFDYKNFLAAYITIPAFLLLYVGHKIVYRTPLAKPLADIDVVTGKKEMDEWCEGDVKPVPKNWLQRVWFWIA; from the exons ATGAAATCGGAGCACGAAGGGTCGGTTGAAAGCGGCAGTGGCCCCGAGCTGCTAGACGGGCTTGTCTCGCTCGACAAGGACTCGCAACTTCAACGTGGGTTGAAAAGTAGACACATTCAGTTTTTGGCACTGGGTGGCGC CATCGGAACAGGCCTTTTTGTTGGCTCTGGTGGAATTCTCGCGCTTGTCGGTCCACTGCCATTATGGCTGGGTTACCTGTCACAGATGTTtgttgtgtggtgtgtgaTGAACGCCATTGCTGAGATGACTACCTATCTTCCGATGAGAGGAATCACGCTACCATATTTCACGAACCGGTATGTCGATAGCAGTTTGGCTTTTGCGGCCGGCTGGAACTATTGGTATGCGTATGCCATTCTGGTGGCAGCGGAAGCTTCAGCGGGAGCTATCCTGCTGGATTACTGGGACACTCCCGTTCATGCTGCTGTTTGGATCACGATCATCTTGATTGTCTGCCTGGCTCTCAACATCATTGCCGTTGAGGTGTTTGGCGAGGCCGAGTTTTGGTTTGCCAGCATCAAGCTGATCACCATCCTGGGTTTGATCATTACGGGAATTGTCATCATGGCCGGCGGAGCGCCCAACAGGGAAGCGATTGGGTTCGGGACTTGGAATGATCCTGGTGCCATCAAACCATATGTGGCAACGGGAAGTTGGGGCAACTTTTTGGCATACTGGACGGCATTTGTCAGAGCTGGGTTCAGTttcatcacctcccctgAGCTTATCGGTCTCGCGGCTGGTGAAACTGTTGCTCCTCGGCGGAACATTCCCAAGGCTGCTCGCCGCTTCTTGTACCGTCTGGCTATCTTCTACGGTGTCAGCAGTTTGATTCTCGGCTGTCTCGTCCGATCCGATCACCCGCGCCTTTTGTCCCCTGAGTCGAACGCCAACGCCTCTCCCTGGGTCATCGGTATTCAGGAAGCAGGCATTGGTGGCCTTAACCACGTCATTAATGCCGCCATTCTCACCTCTGCGTGGTCAGCCGGTAATGCTTTTCTTTACTCTGGATCACGTATCCTGTACTCCTTGGCGGCAACCGGCCAAGCACCACATATTTTCACCAGGACTACACGCAGAGGTGTTCCTTACGCCGCCGTCCTTGGGACGTGGTCGCTCGGGCTTCTGGCCTACCTCAACGTCTCCGAAAACGGCGCCACAGTATTCACCTGGTTCATGaacatctccaccatctcagGTTTCATCGCTTGGATCGTGGTTCTCATCACCTATCTCCGCTTCCGCTCGGCTCTGAAATTCCAGAGTCTACTAGACACACTACCATTTAAAACGATCGGGCAGCCATACCTCTCTTGGTTTGTGCTGGTTCTCATCTCGCTTCTTACCCTCACCAACGGATTTCAAGTGTTTGCCATCAAGGCGGCTGACGGGGGGTTCGACTACAAGAACTTTTTGGCGGCGTACATCACTATCCCGGCATTTTTGTTGTTATATGTGGGACACAAGATTGTGTACAGGACGCCCTTGGCGAAGCCATTGGCTGATATCGATGTGGTGACCGGCAAGAAGGAAATGGACGAGTGGTGTGAGGGCGATGTTAAGCCTGTGCCGAAGAACTGGTTGCAAAGGGTTTGGTTCTGGATTGCGTAG
- a CDS encoding hypothetical protein (COG:S; EggNog:ENOG503P34S), translating to MASPNGTGYLLPATGAQGLANYPHARTIPSTARTIFVSGTSSRRGDGTYEGCETQADGTHILDCGTQTAAVLRNIETIIRGATDGKCGLESVVDATVFLTDIRSDYAAMNAEWNKVWPDRTKAPARTCVQVAALPNERLNVEIKCQAVVSE from the coding sequence ATGGCATCACCAAACGGAACAGGCTACTTGCTGCCAGCGACTGGAGCCCAGGGGCTGGCCAACTATCCTCATGCCCGCACCATCCCAAGTACGGCGCGAACAATATTCGTATCGGGTACCTCGAGTCGACGCGGGGACGGCACCTACGAAGGTTGCGAAACACAGGCCGACGGAACACATATTTTGGACTGCGGGACACAGACAGCAGCTGTTCTGAGGAACATCGAAACTATCATTCGCGGGGCCACGGACGGGAAATGTGGTCTTGAAAGTGTTGTGGACGCGACGGTCTTCTTGACGGATATTCGAAGCGATTACGCCGCCATGAACGCCGAGTGGAACAAAGTTTGGCCAGACCGCACCAAAGCACCAGCTCGGACTTGCGTTCAGGTTGCTGCGCTGCCCAACGAGAGGCTCAATGTTGAGATCAAGTGCCAAGCGGTCGTTTCGGAGTGA
- a CDS encoding hypothetical protein (COG:E; EggNog:ENOG503NW4N): protein MSSSTSDRRLSELWSCVTLDEASSLIDSTSSPFSLQNFVGGQYIAPPDSLTSSSQHITSFEPKTGRPIYTLPCTQPHAVEAAIKAAKAAFPSWSKTARAERSAILWKVSELLQQNKEVFAIWESIDQGKTLDRARVEVDRAISNFSYFSTFILHEQTAARMVDGVALTYEHRSPAGVFALISPWNMPLYLLTWKIAPCLAFGCTAVAKPSEVTSMTAFLLGDIFQKAGVPPGVINIIFGDGATTGAALVASPLINGVSFTGGTQTGIAIRRLTAHQIGKHLSLELGGKNPTLVFEDSMVPSVRERTIRVAAMAAFENQGEICLCGSRIYVEKSVYNDFVRDFTAYVREKYVLKQTVGAVASLQHCDKIRRYLELAAEQKATFHLGGAPPTLNEDEAQGYWIEPTILTDVAKNSAIQIDEIFGPVVTITPFDNEQEAIQLANDSEYGLAAILLTTDGARMRRVGEQLEAGLVWVNCWLVRELGTPFGGMKNSGTGREGGEHSRDVFTVVRTLHLPAY from the exons ATGTCGTCCTCGACCTCAGACAGACGGTTGAGTGAGCTGTGGAGCTGCGTTACGCTCGACGAGGCAAGCTCACTTATAGACTCCACAAGCAGCCCCTTCTCACTTCAGAACTTTGTTGGAGGCCAATACATTGCTCCTCCTGActccttgaccagctccTCGCAACACATCACCTCGTTCGAGCCAAAGACTGGTCGTCCCATCTACACGCTTCCGTGTACTCAACCCCATGCCGTGGAGGCGGCCATCAAAGCCGCCAAGGCGGCTTTTCCATCATGGAGCAAAACAGCCCGTGCAGAGAGATCGGCCATTCTCTGGAAAGTGAGCGAACTGCTCCAGCAAAACAAAGAAGTCTTTGCGATATGGGAAAGCATCGACCAGGGAAAGACACTGGATAGAGCTAGGGTAGAGGTTGATAGGGCCATATCCAACTTCTC ATATTTTTCGACCTTTATCCTCCACGAGCAAACAGCCGCGCGGATGGTGGATGGAGTTGCTCTTACCTATGAACATCGCTCACCAGCCGGCGTATTTGCCCTGATCTCACCATGGAACATGCCGTTGTATCTGCTCACCTGGAAGATTGCACCTTGTCTCGCCTTTGGGTGTACGGCTGTTGCGAAGCCAAGCGAGGTGACGAGCATGACGGCCTTCT TGCTGGGTGATATCTTCCAAAAAGCCGGAGTCCCACCTGGAGTCATCAATATCATCTTTGGCGACGGAGCAACAACCGGTGCCGCCCTGGTGGCATCGCCGTTGATCAACGGCGTATCATTCACTGGAGGCACTCAGACCGGCATTGCTATCCGCCGCCTTACTGCGCATCAGATAGGAAAGCATCTTTCCCTCGAGCTGGGTGGCAAGAACCCGACTTTGGTCTTTGAAGACTCGATGGTGCCTTCAGTGCGCGAACGTACCATCCGGGTTGCTGCCATGGCTGCCTTTGAGAACCAGGGAGAAATTTGCCTCTGTGGCTCGCGGATTTATGTTGAAAAGTCTGTTTACAACGACTTTGTCCGCGACTTTACGGCTTATGTCAGGGAGAAATACGTGCTGAAGCAGACTGTCGGGGCGGTTGCCAGCTTGCAGCATTGCGACAAGATCAGGAGATATCTCGAGTTGGCCGCGGAACAAAAGGCGACATTTCATCTTGGGGGTGCTCCGCCAACTTTGAACGAGGATGAGGCCCAAGGATACTGGATCGAACCGACTATCTTGACGGATGTGGCCAAGAATTCGGCGATTCAGATTGATGAGATATTCGGCCCCGTGGTGACCATCACTCCTTTTGACAATGAACAGGAGGCAATCCAGCTTGCGAATGATAGCGAATATGGACTGGCAGCCATTCTACTAACGACTGACGGAGCAAGGATGAGACGTGTTGGAGAGCAGCTCGAAGCTGGTTTGGTCTGGGTCAACTGCTGGTTGGTCCGAGAGCTTGGAACTCCTTTCGGCGGAATGAAGAACAGCGGAacaggaagagaaggaggcgagCATTCCAGAGACGTGTTCACCGTTGTGAGAACACTGCATCTGCCCGCCTACTAG
- a CDS encoding hypothetical protein (EggNog:ENOG503NWQ1; COG:S) has translation MAPPIQDCNCCSSSSSPSMSSSPDTPITPTTPTIRPASKLFRIDMHTHIMPPSLPDLSSLTPPSDSTYQWPSFRPVFSPDAKPGEIDMFVGPNFFRRVQANCYDPAVRIKEMDAVGVDVQVLSTVPVLFCYDAPLEPAVVLARTLNDHIAEICRRYPERFAGLGTVPLQDTTSAVEELRRIKGMKGMKGIQIGTSITENMMLDDERLEEFWKECEELDVPVFVHPLGYSLPRENKARWGKYWGSWLVGMPSETALAMLAVTCSGLLGRYPRLRVCFAHAGGAFPALMGRVQKGYGCRSDLVAMDSPGVSPKDYFRGKGGEEEGGIYLDSLTHDPDLLAFILAKLGPGGKGRVLLGSDYPFPLGEVPMAGKMIVEDESVDQFLKWEEKAWILGRNAIRFLKLGKEFESRFNSRLQEAADESWNKWNSTVSGGLPVRPKEIAHSGGRDGRPVMIRDQDWEVSSFSSESL, from the coding sequence ATGGCACCACCAATCCAAGACTGCAACTgctgctccagctcctcctccccctccatgtcttcctccccagacACCCCAATCACCccaacaacgccaacaaTCCGCCCGGCCTCGAAGCTCTTCAGAATAGACATGCACACCCACATCATGCCCCCATCCCTTCCagacctctcctccctcaccccaccATCAGACAGCACCTACCAATGGCCCTCCTTCCGCCCCGTCTTCTCCCCCGACGCCAAGCCCGGGGAGATCGACATGTTTGTCGGCCCAAACTTCTTCCGCCGCGTCCAAGCAAACTGCTACGACCCCGCCGTCCGCATCAAGGAGATGGACGCCGTAGGCGTAGACGTCCAAGtcctctccaccgtcccaGTTCTCTTCTGCTACGACGCCCCGCTAGAGCCAGCGGTTGTTCTGGCCAGGACGTTGAATGATCACATCGCGGAGATATGCCGGCGGTACCCTGAACGGTTCGCCGGGTTGGGGACTGTGCCATTGCAGGATACCACCTCCGCAGTGGAAGAGCTGAGACGGATAAAAGGAATGAAAGGGATGAAGGGGATCCAAATCGGGACTTCGATCACGGAAAACATGATGCTGGATGATGAGCGGCTGGAGGAGTTCTGGAAGGAGTGCGAGGAGTTGGATGTGCCTGTTTTTGTGCACCCTTTGGGGTATTCCCTGCCGAGGGAGAATAAGGCCCGGTGGGGGAAATACTGGGGGAGTTGGCTTGTTGGTATGCCTTCTGAGACGGcgttggccatgttggcggtTACGTGctcggggttgttggggcgGTATccgaggttgagggtttGCTTTGCTCATGCGGGTGGGGCTTTTCCTgctttgatggggagggtgcagAAGGGGTATGGTTGTAGGTCGGACTTGGTTGCTATGGACTCGCCGGGGGTTTCACCGAAGGATTATTTTAGGGGgaaaggaggtgaggaggagggagggatatATCTTGATTCTTTGACGCATGATCCTGATTTGTTGGCGTTTATACTTGCAAAGTTGGGGCcgggtgggaaggggagggttttACTTGGGAGTGACTACCCTTTTCCGCTAGGTGAGGTGCCCATGGCAGGAAAGATGattgttgaggatgagagtGTAGATCAGTTCTTGAAGTGGGAAGAGAAGGCGTGGATTCTGGGGAGAAATGCCATCAGGTTTTTGAAGTTggggaaggagtttgagagCAGATTCAACAGCAGGTTGCAAGAAGCTGCTGACGAGAGTTGGAATAAGTGGAACAGTACTGTATCGGGAGGGCTGCCTGTCAGGCCAAAGGAGATTGCGCACAGTGGAGGGAGAGATGGCAGACCGGTGATGATTCGTGATCAGGACTGGGAGGTGTCATCTTTTAGTAGTGAAAGTCTGTAG